The genomic segment GGTAAATGTACGTTCGTACAATAGTACTGTTCGTAGCATCTGATTTTCGTGGTAACTGCCTGATAATACAATTTCGGAGTAATTTAATGTCGTATTTGTTATTGTTCGTAGCAAACACCGCAACCCTATCACATCATCAAAAAtgataatagaattttttttttggttaagttTGGTTTTATAACCTTATCAGCGcttgtaaatatgaaaaaattagcaCCTTTTATATCATCTATTANNNNNNNNNNNNNNNNNNNNNNNNNNNNNNNNNNNNNNNNNNNNNNNNNNAAAGACAATGCTTCACTGCAGTATCCTACCTAAGGAACACGAACCCCAGAAATACGAATTGttccatttgtttttttttggtaggtacctacctatatgctaAGTGCATATATCAGCGAAATACTGcacaaccatattataaattggttttaattaatgatttgaGAAGATCTTTATGCAAGCGCTATTGTTAAGGGgttcaatataatgtatatttacactTTTCACTCAGAAAATAAAAGACGAATTTGTGctagttttaaaacaatacactCGTATCTAAACTGACCTAATTTATTTACACTTTGctgattatttcatatttaaattatgtatacaaataatggtCTCAAAGAGGGTTGAAACATAGGTGCAACTAGGGTAAacattggggggggggggctaaaaaaacaattatttgtaaatagaGAACCTATAGGCCATAAAAGGCGTATAAATGAATCAAtaagtggtattttttttttggggggggggggctaaatcaTAGCCCCCTTAGTTCACCACTGGGTTGAAGACATAATaggtgacattttaaattcccGTCGGCGAAACGGTGGCGGCGAGACGGTGGCTGCGAAACGGTGGCGGCGAGATGTCCTAGACCcaactatactccggcccacgagagtccatatgtcagaatgcgtccgtcactgcgcatggGCACGTAGCCGAATAgagggaatggcatcatggtgggagaaaacacacgtcacgtattactatatgaatgcgcggtttacgtatggactctcgtgggccggagtatatatctatacatcccgaatcggaaggtacaaattgtttccaccggagcgcgttttgttaatctgcttccccaataggacataagaacttatcaGATGAAAATTTACTGATActatttttaaggttatatggggcaaatattaatatgataattgataaataataatataaatattaaataacataattttattttgttaaaatattattttccaatttccattttccaggcACAAGGGGcacaacaatcaaaatataaactgacaaatatctaaatataactgactatcatgttattattattatttaataaaataaatttgcacATAACCTTAAAAAGCCCCATATCATCTTTCTCTTTTTACGTTCTCTCTTCCCCATATGGAACTGGTATAGCCGGTATGCGTATTTCCGAACCCTAACTGATCTGGGGCACTAGTGCCCGAATCCGGTTAGACTCCGTAGTACGGGTCTTCACTACGTTCCCTAACTGATTTAGGGTACACTATTAAATATTCGTTTACAAAgcatatttttgtacctattggGCTTGTAAATACattggtacaatatattatgtcgtcggtaaatatttttcgtaaccaacttaatatttttaatgaatataaataagtatattacctagtcaattacattaatttatattattatattaaacattaatagtataatgctaatatgaaaacaaataagtataataaataattcaactaatacatttatttatattccataTANNNNNNNNNNNNNNNNNNNNNNNNNNNNNNNNNNNNNNNNNNNNNNNNNNCGATTGCATTAAAAACTGATTTGATATAatccattataaatattacaaactatAATTTCCAACAATGTAAACGGTAAATGTGTTACAATATGTGGAATATGGCACGGCACACTGGACACTGTCTTTGATTAAACTTAATGTCTACCTGACCAGCAAGCCTAGAGAACACTTCGGTAGTGAAGAGCATATCCCCGTTGGCATCCTCCCCCACCGGCATCTCCCGACCTACTTTAAACATCCTAAATGCCTCTGTTTAGACAACGACGTCGTCACACACTGTAATCACGGTTTGATAGGGCTTCCGAGTTCCGATAGTCGCCGTAACACATACTCTGTCTCGCAACTTTTCTGTACCGCGTGTTGTGTGCCGCGAACAACGGACGCGACCAAGTCCGCGATCAAAATACTACCGCGATCGAATACCGAATGTACCGAATACCGACCTAATAGTAGATCCATTTTTGACCGTGGCACCGAGTACCAGAATTTTGTGTAGTGCGTTACCGACACCGTCACCCCGTGGAACACTTCACCGTCTTGTTCAACAACCCCGTTCAGCGTCCAAAACCAGCAGTCGCCATCAcggtttatatacaattatttatacatattttatattttcctatgtttgttttatcttattatttttagtattaattttgtgttagatattatttattataatttccactTGCTGGCCAGCACTATTTTTGTGCCCCCATACCATTTACGTAACTGATTTGTTAATAGTAGTCCGTCGATTCATATCACGGCAAACTTAAGTACcggttgttatttttatttcgttaaaaCCTATAGAGAAACATTTATACAGTCCACTTANNNNNNNNNNNNNNNNNNNNNNNNNNNNNNNNNNNNNNNNNNNNNNNNNNGGAGGCGGGGATACTGCTGCCAATTGCAGACCATAACATTGTGGCCTCTAACTCGGCAGGCTCCCGTGTATCGTCCTTGGTCATACACTTGTCCCACATGGCTTCGATGCCCTCCTGGACTGAGCCGGTGTAGTATGGGGGCTCGGGGAGCAATACGCCCGGCTCTATGTTTGTGACCACCTCTTCTGAGTGGTCTGTGAGCCTCTTCTGGAAAGCTTTCTGCTCCTCAAACGTCGTGCTGGACTTAGTGATAAGCACTGGGTCCAATCCCTGGAATACGGGCAGTGATGCCTGGAGCTTACTCGTGGGTGGGTCTCTGGGCACCATGTGGTCCGGGAGTACCGTGGGCGTACCAACGACTTTGTACTTATCGGGGTTCCCTAACAGTTGTGGCGTATAGAAGATCGTTGCCGGTGCATTCTGGTGGCCCAGTATTGGTGGCTTTGCCGGCATTACGCTCGTTTCCGTTAGCATGGTATCTAGATCATCCACGTCGTTGGTGTCACGCCGGTTGGAATTAGCACCCTGGAGCAAACCTTTGAGGGCAAGTCTAGTCTGGGGATCCATGGAAGCTAGAATCTTACTGGGATCTGTCTTGAGCGACCCCTCCGCTGCCGCCCGGCGATTTTGTCCGGCCCGGGCGTACCGAATACGTTTGCGTTCTTCCGCATCCGTTGCCATAGTTAGGGAGATATGGCATTCCGCCTTGGTTCGCAGTGCTACGAGACCGACTTTCCCTTTTTCTCCCACCGTACTGTCCCCGATATTGTTATTGGGGTAGCCTTGAGTGGCGTGAGGTCGGACTGTTTAAGACTTGGGATTTCCTTGTTAGGACTTCTTAAACGCACCAGTGAAAACAATTGCTTGTCACTGATTAAaatctagcgaaaccacagccCGCCTAGCTGTGAGTTTCGCGACCGTGGACGCACGGTATAGATCGCGTCCCCGGGTTGCGGATTGGGGAACGCCCGGTTCCCTCGGTTCGCCGAGTCGGGTAGCCGGCGAATAACTAATACCCGGCCGGGTAGTTGAAGAACTCTGACTTACCTTATGAGGCAAAACACCCGATACTACTCCCAAAACAATCGCAATTAACCATTTTATTGATCGACTATGTACATAGTCTTCATTGTCATCCCGGACCACAAACGACGCAGAATATTCTACACCAGGATTATTGGATCTTATCGGCTCGTAGCGTCATACGTAAACGACTACACCAATGCATCCCTTGTTTTCAGGCGAAGCCAAAACCCATGAACCCTATGATGGGAGCATTGCCTCGAGCTCGTGTTGCAAGTATCAAAGCGTTTGCACAGGTAGGAGTTGACTTTGCAGGCCCTTTTTGGGTAAAGGCCGCTTTGTTACGACCAATTCAAGCCACAAAAGGTTACCTGTGTATATTTGTCTGTATGGCAACTCGAGCAGTTCATCTCGAACTTGTAAGCGATCTAACCACGTGCCTGTTTCTATCAGCCCTTAATAGATTCATTAAGTCGACGTGGTCGCTGTGAAGCTATATATAGTGACTGCGGCACTAATTTTGTGGGTGCGAAAAACTACTTGGAGGTAATACAGAAATTGATTAAGTCCGACGAAGTAGAGAGAGGTCTTGCGACCCACCAGATAAGATGGCATTTGAATCCACCCGCTGCTCCACATATGGGTGGTCTATGGGAGGCAGCAGTAAAATCCGCTAAGACCCTCTTACATCGAACGATCAAAGAACAAATTCTGACCTACGAAGAGTTGAACACCATCTTTCACCGAATTGAGGCAATATTAAACTCACGTCCAATAGGTTCCATGTCATCAGATCCTAACGACCTA from the Acyrthosiphon pisum isolate AL4f chromosome X, pea_aphid_22Mar2018_4r6ur, whole genome shotgun sequence genome contains:
- the LOC103308165 gene encoding uncharacterized protein LOC103308165, whose translation is MGALPRARVASIKAFAQVGVDFAGPFWVKAALLRPIQATKGYLCIFVCMATRAVHLELKLIKSDEVERGLATHQIRWHLNPPAAPHMGGLWEAAVKSAKTLLHRTIKEQILTYEELNTIFHRIEAILNSRPIGSMSSDPNDLQPLTAGHFLTLEPIVTMPTPDTIKTLPKLGLHQRWKLVQQLQQHFWERWQQEYLHTIQTKSKWNKIETNLALGDLVIIKEPTPPLTWKTARVVEVFPGEDKIVRVANVRTAEGKIVKRPAVKLCRLPLTFEGN